TTTTAAAGTTGCACCTGTCACTTTAGGGTTACCTGCAACAATATGACCAGTTGCCAAATAATTGTGACCACCTGCAATATCAGTGACTACGCCACCTGCTTCACGCACAATAAGTTCACCAGCGGCGATATCCCATGGGCTTAAACCAAGTTCCCAAAAACCGTCATAACGACCTGCGGCAACATAGGCTAAATCGAGTGCTGCTGAGCCACAGCGACGGAAATCTGCTGCTGTTTCAAATAGCGAAGATAAAATATTGAAGTGAACTTCAGTATATTGACGGGCTTTAAATGGAAAGCCTGTTGCGTAGATAGCGCCTTTAGTATCTTTGTTGTCTTTAACTCGAATACGATATTCGTCTAAACGCGCGCCTTTACCTTTTACTGCGGTAAATAGTTCGTCTTTGATTGGATCGTAAACAACAGCAACTTCGGCTTTACCTTTAACATGAAGTGCAATTGATACTGCAAAATGAGGAATGCCACGAATAAAGTTAGTCGTGCCATCTAAAGGATCAATAACCCATTGGTAATCGGATTGCTTACCCGTTTGCAATCCACCTTCTTCACCAACAAATGAGTGATCAGGATAAGATTGACGAATTGTCTCAATAATGGCCTTTTCAGCCTCTTGGTCGATATTAGTTACAAAATCGTTTTCTGATTTAGTTGCAGTTTTAACTAGATCAAGCTCTGAAAACCCACGAGCGATTATATTACCCGCTTTACGAGCCGCACGCACGGCGATCGTCAACATTGGATGCATGGTGTTATTAACCCTAA
This genomic window from Saccharobesus litoralis contains:
- the suhB gene encoding inositol-1-monophosphatase: MHPMLTIAVRAARKAGNIIARGFSELDLVKTATKSENDFVTNIDQEAEKAIIETIRQSYPDHSFVGEEGGLQTGKQSDYQWVIDPLDGTTNFIRGIPHFAVSIALHVKGKAEVAVVYDPIKDELFTAVKGKGARLDEYRIRVKDNKDTKGAIYATGFPFKARQYTEVHFNILSSLFETAADFRRCGSAALDLAYVAAGRYDGFWELGLSPWDIAAGELIVREAGGVVTDIAGGHNYLATGHIVAGNPKVTGATLKVIQPHLPASLKK